One Ardenticatenales bacterium DNA segment encodes these proteins:
- a CDS encoding peptide ABC transporter substrate-binding protein codes for MNNRRMWAWLFVTALLGLSCQLVTGTGSGNPAAAYGVKRDEGLFLAGGQPQTLDPATTLSGPDSIVGHVFSGLVQLDTQLQVQPDLAAGWQVSEDGTLYTFFLRHNAVFHDGRPVTAADVVFSWERATDPGLASDTALTYLGDIVGVAEKVSGAADHIAGVRQLDDYTLQVQIDAPKVYFLAKLTLPVAFVVDRENVAAPDWEHHANGTGPFRLQVWKDDEIIVLDRNEQYYRTPPALAHVVVLMGAGIPLSLYETGQIDMVGVGGSTLERLRDVDNPLSTELQMSVDFCTSYVGFNAGAPPFDDVRVRQAFTLAIDREQLARTLFGEDAILASGPLPPGMPGYQPPNPLPFDISQARQLLAEAGYPNPTDLPPITFATDGYEDIGPLVTTLITRWRQNLGVTITPTLIDPYRYSQSLYDNPANLFTYGWCADYPDPENFLDVLYYSGSPQNLGRFHDADLDALLLQARSTADVTARLALYAQTEQRLVAAAPALFITHPLSAILVKPTIYGYTLTPMGVPQWQNLSRQSSPQVNLPKLTGQDSGPSYNAATRRSICRN; via the coding sequence ATGAACAACCGAAGGATGTGGGCATGGTTATTCGTCACGGCACTGCTGGGGTTGAGTTGTCAGCTCGTTACGGGAACAGGCAGCGGCAATCCGGCGGCGGCGTACGGCGTCAAGCGGGACGAAGGGCTGTTCCTGGCCGGTGGGCAACCGCAAACGCTGGACCCGGCCACCACGTTGAGCGGACCAGACAGCATCGTTGGACACGTGTTCAGCGGGCTGGTGCAGCTTGACACACAGTTGCAAGTGCAACCAGACCTGGCCGCCGGCTGGCAAGTCAGCGAAGATGGCACGCTCTACACCTTTTTCCTCCGCCACAATGCCGTGTTTCACGACGGACGCCCCGTCACCGCCGCGGACGTCGTCTTCTCCTGGGAACGGGCCACCGACCCCGGCCTGGCCTCCGATACGGCGCTGACTTATCTGGGGGACATTGTGGGCGTGGCGGAGAAGGTCAGCGGCGCGGCGGACCACATCGCCGGGGTGCGGCAACTAGACGATTACACGCTCCAGGTACAAATTGACGCCCCCAAAGTGTATTTTCTGGCAAAACTGACCCTGCCCGTGGCCTTTGTGGTGGACCGGGAAAATGTGGCCGCGCCCGATTGGGAGCATCACGCAAATGGGACAGGACCGTTTCGGCTCCAGGTATGGAAGGATGATGAGATTATTGTACTGGACCGCAACGAGCAGTATTACCGCACGCCCCCGGCATTAGCCCACGTCGTAGTCCTCATGGGAGCGGGCATTCCCCTATCCCTGTACGAAACAGGCCAGATCGATATGGTCGGCGTCGGTGGCAGCACCCTGGAACGGCTGCGAGACGTAGATAATCCCCTATCGACGGAGTTGCAAATGAGCGTGGATTTTTGCACATCCTACGTGGGTTTCAACGCCGGCGCCCCGCCATTTGACGACGTGCGCGTGCGGCAAGCATTTACGCTGGCAATAGATCGGGAGCAATTGGCACGCACATTGTTTGGAGAGGACGCCATTCTTGCCTCTGGCCCTCTTCCGCCTGGCATGCCCGGCTACCAACCTCCAAACCCGCTTCCCTTCGACATTTCCCAGGCGCGGCAGCTTCTCGCCGAAGCGGGCTACCCCAACCCCACGGACCTCCCCCCCATCACCTTCGCCACGGACGGCTACGAGGATATCGGCCCCCTCGTGACCACCCTCATCACCCGCTGGCGGCAAAACCTGGGCGTTACCATCACGCCCACCCTGATAGACCCTTACCGCTACTCTCAGTCACTGTACGACAACCCTGCCAACCTCTTCACCTACGGCTGGTGCGCCGACTACCCCGACCCGGAAAACTTCCTCGACGTCCTCTACTACAGCGGCTCCCCGCAAAACCTGGGTCGCTTCCATGACGCCGATCTGGACGCCCTGCTGCTACAGGCGCGTAGCACAGCAGACGTCACGGCGCGGCTCGCCCTGTACGCCCAGACGGAACAGCGCCTCGTGGCCGCCGCCCCCGCCCTCTTCATCACCCATCCCCTCTCCGCCATCCTCGTCAAGCCCACCATCTACGGCTACACCCTCACGCCCATGGGCGTCCCCCAGTGGCAAAACCTATCCCGCCAATCCAGCCCGCAGGTCAATTTGCCGAAATTGACCGGACAAGACAGCGGCCCGTCCTACAACGCCGCCACCCGCAGGTCAATTTGCCGAAATTGA
- a CDS encoding 3'-5' exoribonuclease, giving the protein MSATYVVVDLETTGLDPNRDAIIEVAAVAFELDGIVEEFSTLVYPHQGIPALVTDLTGITDEMVADAPGITTLRPQLRRFLGDSVVVGHNVDFDMGFLRAAYVGANNARLDTVTLASIVLPDAGKYALDALIKHLNLDNLTGRQEHRALADAHQTVALFYTLLERAQRMGVARLNEIVQSGRRLGWPETRFFEEALGLAVRHGFGRGGAQRVEKLFDPPKVEGPNLAGVGDDPKKIDAQAIANMLKPGANFSRAFPDYEYREQQVAMVRRVAEAFNHGEHLFVEAGTGTGKSIGYLLPAAFWADSNDRPVVVSTNTINLQDQLISKDIPQLQRLLFFDLRAAILKGKRNYLCTRLFEQMRHRGPGNADEMTLYARILNWLPGSDTGDVNEITLRTREEQLAWSRLSAENDGCNRDVCAQARCPLHISRQRAAKAHIIVVNHSLLLADVAAGNMVIPEYHDLIIDEAHHIEAAVTDSLSFEADKRYLDSVLEDIVRPRAGLLGQAQAAVQAVVPADVARRFHALADSTREQGVLAASYVEDFFATLQYFVRDHLNQRSQYAQQLRLTPALRTQPYYDEVEMSWDNLRKPLKKISEGVQSLAGGLAELRDDFELEDGEDLGLGLTNLGRDLAEILLKTDAIIAAPQDEWIYWIEMWRDRISLHAAPLHIGPLFAEHIFKTKDTVILTSATMRTADPGAGTEPGFTYIRERLNGHDAAELAVGSPFDYKSSTLVYLPTDIPEPNQPGYQRYVEQAIIDVATTLGGRTMALFTSYSQLAQTVQGIEATLKGQGITVLAQLEGASRQQLLEQFKAEDARAVLLGTRSFWEGVDVPGPALQAVLLVKIPFDVPSDPIFAARSETYDNPFFQYSIPEAVLRFRQGFGRLIRRQNDEGIVVILDRRVISKRYGQLFLEALPECTVIRQRMGRLGELTQRWFNRERA; this is encoded by the coding sequence ATGTCTGCTACGTATGTTGTCGTTGACCTGGAAACAACGGGGTTGGACCCGAACCGCGACGCCATTATTGAGGTGGCGGCGGTTGCTTTTGAGTTGGATGGTATTGTGGAGGAGTTTTCCACGTTGGTCTATCCGCATCAGGGCATTCCGGCGCTGGTGACGGACCTGACGGGGATTACGGATGAGATGGTGGCGGATGCGCCGGGCATCACGACGCTGCGCCCCCAGTTGCGCCGTTTCCTGGGGGATAGCGTGGTGGTGGGGCACAACGTGGATTTTGACATGGGGTTTTTGCGGGCCGCGTATGTGGGGGCGAATAATGCGCGCCTGGATACGGTGACGCTGGCTTCGATTGTGCTGCCAGATGCCGGCAAATACGCCCTCGACGCCCTCATCAAACACCTCAACCTGGACAACCTCACCGGACGCCAGGAACACCGCGCCCTCGCCGACGCCCACCAAACCGTCGCCCTCTTCTACACCCTCCTCGAGCGAGCGCAGCGCATGGGCGTGGCCCGCCTGAACGAAATCGTCCAGAGCGGGCGACGACTCGGCTGGCCGGAAACACGCTTCTTTGAAGAAGCGTTGGGATTAGCCGTGCGGCATGGATTTGGGCGTGGCGGGGCGCAGCGCGTGGAGAAGTTGTTCGATCCGCCCAAAGTGGAAGGGCCCAACCTCGCCGGCGTGGGAGACGACCCAAAGAAAATCGACGCGCAGGCCATCGCCAACATGCTCAAACCGGGCGCTAATTTCAGCCGCGCCTTTCCCGACTACGAATACCGCGAACAGCAGGTCGCCATGGTGCGGCGCGTGGCCGAAGCCTTCAACCACGGCGAACACCTGTTTGTGGAAGCGGGCACGGGCACGGGCAAGAGCATCGGCTATCTCCTGCCCGCCGCCTTCTGGGCGGACAGCAACGACCGCCCCGTAGTCGTCTCTACCAACACCATCAACCTGCAAGACCAGCTTATCAGCAAAGACATTCCCCAATTACAGCGATTGCTTTTTTTCGACCTGCGCGCGGCCATCCTCAAAGGAAAGCGCAACTACCTCTGCACCCGCCTTTTTGAGCAGATGCGCCACCGCGGCCCAGGCAATGCCGACGAGATGACGCTCTATGCGCGCATTCTCAACTGGCTACCCGGTTCCGACACGGGAGACGTCAACGAGATCACCCTGCGCACGCGCGAAGAACAGCTCGCCTGGAGCCGCCTCAGCGCGGAAAACGACGGCTGCAACCGTGATGTGTGCGCGCAGGCGCGCTGCCCGCTACATATCTCGCGTCAGCGCGCGGCCAAGGCGCACATTATCGTCGTCAATCATTCGCTGCTGTTGGCCGACGTAGCTGCCGGCAATATGGTCATCCCCGAATACCATGATCTAATCATTGACGAGGCCCACCACATCGAAGCCGCCGTCACCGACAGCCTCAGCTTTGAAGCCGACAAACGCTACCTGGATTCCGTGCTGGAAGACATCGTGCGCCCGCGCGCCGGCCTCCTCGGCCAGGCACAAGCCGCCGTGCAGGCCGTCGTCCCCGCCGACGTGGCCCGTCGCTTCCACGCCCTCGCCGACAGCACCCGCGAACAAGGCGTACTGGCCGCCAGCTACGTGGAGGATTTCTTCGCCACACTGCAATACTTTGTGCGCGACCACCTGAACCAGCGCAGCCAGTACGCGCAGCAGCTCCGCCTCACGCCCGCCCTGCGCACCCAGCCCTATTATGATGAAGTGGAAATGAGTTGGGATAACTTGCGCAAGCCGCTGAAAAAGATCAGCGAAGGGGTGCAATCCCTGGCCGGCGGATTGGCGGAGCTGCGCGACGATTTTGAACTGGAAGATGGCGAAGACCTGGGGTTGGGATTGACCAACCTGGGGCGCGACCTGGCGGAGATTCTGTTGAAAACGGACGCCATCATCGCCGCGCCCCAGGATGAGTGGATTTACTGGATTGAGATGTGGCGTGACCGCATTTCGCTGCACGCCGCGCCGCTGCACATTGGCCCCCTCTTCGCCGAACACATCTTCAAGACCAAAGACACCGTCATCCTCACCTCCGCCACTATGCGCACCGCGGACCCCGGCGCGGGCACGGAGCCGGGCTTCACCTACATTCGGGAGCGGCTGAATGGGCATGACGCCGCCGAACTGGCCGTGGGTTCTCCCTTTGACTACAAAAGCTCCACGTTGGTCTATCTCCCCACGGACATCCCCGAACCGAACCAGCCAGGCTACCAGCGGTACGTGGAGCAGGCGATTATTGACGTTGCCACGACATTGGGTGGGCGCACCATGGCCCTTTTCACGTCCTACAGCCAGTTGGCGCAAACGGTGCAGGGCATAGAGGCGACGCTGAAAGGCCAAGGGATTACGGTGCTGGCGCAGCTTGAGGGAGCCTCACGGCAGCAGCTTCTGGAACAATTCAAGGCGGAGGACGCGCGCGCCGTCCTTCTGGGAACCCGCTCCTTCTGGGAAGGGGTGGACGTGCCTGGTCCTGCTTTGCAGGCGGTGCTGCTGGTGAAAATCCCCTTCGACGTGCCTTCCGACCCCATTTTCGCCGCCCGCTCCGAGACGTATGACAATCCCTTCTTCCAGTACAGCATTCCCGAAGCGGTGTTGCGTTTCCGCCAGGGCTTTGGTCGCCTTATCCGCCGCCAGAACGACGAGGGTATTGTCGTTATTCTGGACCGGCGCGTGATCAGCAAGCGATATGGGCAGCTATTTCTGGAGGCCCTGCCGGAATGCACCGTTATCCGCCAGCGCATGGGTCGCCTCGGCGAATTGACGCAGCGCTGGTTTAACCGGGAGCGTGCCTAG
- a CDS encoding DNA adenine methylase → MKVPHPIPYQGSKRKIARYVLACFPRDIDTLIEPFAGSAAITIAAASLGKASRFYINDLNAPLMSLWEEIINDPQGLSGKYAHLWEEQQENAREYYDLVRDKFNATHKPEYLLYLLARCVKASVRYNPKGEFNQSPDNRRLGRRPQQMAGDIHAVSNLLRGKVTITSQDYREMLSFMEEGDLVYMDPPYQGVCGTGDPRYYGGINSEEFVQFLVELTSRDISFILSYDGRTGTKTYGKSLPSNLEMRHIEINAGRSTQSTLLGRKAITYESIYLSKALVSRLGPKIQEIEGKTHKRPARQLELFQM, encoded by the coding sequence ATGAAAGTGCCCCACCCAATACCATATCAAGGAAGCAAGCGGAAAATAGCCAGATATGTTCTTGCCTGTTTTCCGCGCGACATTGACACGCTCATTGAGCCGTTTGCCGGGTCAGCAGCGATAACGATTGCGGCTGCTTCTTTAGGCAAGGCTTCGCGTTTTTACATTAACGATCTCAATGCTCCATTAATGTCGTTATGGGAAGAAATCATAAACGACCCTCAAGGATTGTCGGGAAAATACGCTCATTTGTGGGAAGAACAACAGGAAAACGCACGAGAATACTATGATCTCGTGAGGGACAAATTCAATGCCACACACAAACCTGAATACTTGTTGTATCTCTTAGCCAGATGTGTTAAAGCATCGGTTCGGTATAATCCCAAAGGGGAATTCAATCAAAGCCCGGACAACAGACGATTGGGACGTCGCCCGCAACAGATGGCAGGCGATATACATGCAGTATCGAACTTACTGCGGGGCAAAGTCACAATAACCAGTCAGGACTATAGAGAAATGTTATCCTTCATGGAAGAGGGTGATTTGGTATACATGGATCCGCCATATCAAGGGGTCTGTGGGACCGGGGATCCTCGCTATTATGGGGGGATTAACTCCGAAGAGTTTGTGCAGTTCCTGGTAGAGCTTACGAGCCGGGATATTTCGTTTATTCTTAGCTATGATGGGCGTACAGGGACGAAGACTTATGGGAAGAGTCTTCCATCCAACCTGGAAATGCGACACATTGAAATCAATGCCGGCAGATCCACGCAATCCACCTTGCTAGGGCGTAAAGCGATAACGTATGAATCGATCTATCTCTCAAAGGCTCTTGTATCGCGGTTAGGCCCCAAAATACAGGAAATCGAAGGGAAAACACACAAGCGACCCGCGCGGCAGCTTGAGCTATTCCAGATGTAA
- a CDS encoding YcaQ family DNA glycosylase — protein MTRQPSRTIYPLSALRATVLRTQRLATPHDASPTPTPDAIADLVRALGYVQIDTLHVVQRAHYVTIWSRFGSYAIDDFHKLIYTAGQRRLYEGWGHAASIIPLEYYRYHRWRTNRKISYNPAFQEWASKGGNRQLAAQTLARIHEEGGLRVGDFEYKGPRKGEWYDWKPPKMALEALFAWGDLMVADRVNFHRVYDVRERVLPAWVDTTPVNPDEARRFCLEQAAQALGVFEPRHLTLYAYMRATPARSLIKALIAEGALVEIQGESMNGTQKWLVHRDNLSLLQRAAEGDVKANRTTFLAPFDSLFWAGERDQKLWGFKQLLECYKPAAQRVYGYFCFPILHKDRLVGRFDPKLDRQSGVLHLKALYLEPGVGLDDELVVAVAAGMRDFLTWHNATSLQIEKSNPSTFGEKLMRAL, from the coding sequence ATGACGAGACAACCGTCCCGCACGATTTACCCGCTCTCCGCCCTCCGCGCCACCGTGCTGCGCACCCAACGCCTGGCAACGCCCCATGACGCCTCCCCCACGCCCACGCCCGATGCCATCGCCGATCTCGTGCGGGCACTCGGCTACGTGCAGATCGACACGCTGCACGTCGTCCAGCGCGCCCATTACGTCACGATATGGTCACGCTTCGGGTCATATGCGATTGATGATTTCCACAAGCTGATTTACACTGCCGGTCAGCGCCGGCTCTATGAGGGGTGGGGCCACGCCGCCAGCATCATCCCGCTGGAATATTATCGCTACCACAGATGGCGCACGAATCGAAAAATCAGCTACAACCCCGCCTTCCAGGAATGGGCGAGCAAGGGCGGCAATCGCCAGTTGGCCGCGCAGACTTTGGCGCGCATCCACGAGGAAGGCGGGCTGCGCGTGGGCGATTTTGAGTACAAAGGCCCGCGCAAGGGGGAGTGGTACGACTGGAAGCCGCCGAAGATGGCGTTGGAGGCGCTGTTTGCCTGGGGCGATCTGATGGTGGCCGACCGCGTGAACTTCCATCGCGTGTATGATGTGCGGGAGCGCGTGCTGCCGGCATGGGTGGACACCACGCCCGTCAATCCCGATGAGGCGCGCCGCTTCTGTCTGGAGCAGGCGGCACAGGCGCTGGGCGTCTTTGAGCCACGTCATCTCACTCTCTACGCTTACATGAGGGCCACGCCTGCCCGCTCACTGATCAAGGCGCTAATCGCGGAAGGCGCGTTGGTGGAGATTCAGGGCGAATCCATGAACGGAACACAAAAATGGCTGGTGCATCGTGACAACCTGTCCCTGCTCCAGCGTGCCGCGGAGGGGGATGTCAAGGCGAATCGCACTACCTTTCTCGCCCCGTTCGATTCGTTGTTCTGGGCGGGGGAGCGGGATCAAAAGCTGTGGGGCTTCAAGCAACTGCTGGAATGTTACAAACCGGCCGCGCAGCGTGTCTATGGGTACTTCTGTTTCCCCATTCTGCACAAAGACCGGTTGGTGGGTCGCTTCGATCCGAAACTGGACCGCCAATCGGGCGTGCTGCACCTGAAGGCGCTCTACCTGGAGCCGGGTGTTGGCCTGGATGATGAGCTTGTGGTTGCGGTTGCTGCCGGCATGCGTGACTTCCTCACCTGGCACAACGCCACCAGCCTCCAAATAGAGAAAAGCAACCCATCCACATTCGGCGAAAAACTGATGCGCGCCCTGTAG
- the fabF gene encoding beta-ketoacyl-ACP synthase II — protein MNEKRRVVITGMGTINPLGHTPEATWARARDGVSGIGPLTRCDTRELKTQFGGEVRDFDPVARFGRKDARRMDPSTQFAMAAAEDALRDAGISPTHANQDDIGVVLGCGLGGMNTLLDGLNTASSKGLNRVSPFFIPMLLADAPAAAISIAFGLRGPNMAIATACAASNNALGEAARIIERGEASVMLAGGTEAPLLPIVIAGFNATGAMSTRNDDPARAARPFDIRRDGFVTGEGAAILILEEREHALARGAHIYAEFLGYGTSADAYHVSAPAENGAGAVRAMRMALADAGIPPTDIDYINAHGTGTQLNDKSETAAIKTVFGDHAYRVAISSTKSVHGHLLGAAGALEAVVLVQALNAGIIPPTINYETPDPACDLDYVPNTARPSSLRMVMSNGFGMGGHNATIILGRAE, from the coding sequence ATGAACGAGAAACGACGTGTGGTGATTACGGGGATGGGGACGATTAACCCGCTGGGGCATACGCCGGAAGCGACCTGGGCGCGCGCCCGCGATGGGGTGTCCGGCATTGGACCGTTGACACGTTGCGATACGCGAGAGTTGAAGACGCAGTTTGGCGGCGAAGTACGGGATTTCGATCCGGTGGCCCGTTTTGGGCGCAAGGACGCGCGGCGGATGGACCCCAGCACGCAGTTTGCCATGGCGGCGGCGGAGGATGCGTTGCGAGATGCCGGCATTTCCCCCACCCACGCCAACCAGGACGACATCGGCGTCGTCCTCGGCTGCGGCCTGGGCGGCATGAACACCCTGCTGGACGGCCTCAACACAGCCAGCAGCAAAGGCCTCAACCGCGTTTCCCCCTTCTTCATCCCCATGTTGCTGGCGGACGCGCCTGCCGCCGCCATTTCCATCGCCTTCGGGCTGCGCGGCCCGAACATGGCCATTGCCACCGCCTGCGCCGCCAGCAACAACGCCCTCGGCGAGGCCGCTCGCATCATTGAGCGTGGCGAGGCATCGGTGATGCTGGCGGGAGGCACGGAAGCGCCGCTGTTGCCTATCGTCATCGCCGGCTTCAACGCCACCGGAGCCATGTCCACGCGCAACGACGACCCGGCGCGCGCCGCTCGTCCTTTTGACATCCGGCGAGACGGTTTCGTCACCGGCGAGGGGGCGGCCATTCTCATCCTGGAGGAACGGGAACACGCCCTGGCGCGCGGCGCGCACATCTATGCCGAGTTCCTCGGCTATGGAACCAGCGCCGACGCCTACCACGTTTCCGCGCCGGCGGAGAATGGCGCGGGCGCGGTGCGGGCGATGCGGATGGCTCTGGCGGATGCCGGCATCCCGCCCACGGACATTGACTACATCAACGCCCACGGCACGGGGACGCAGCTCAACGACAAGAGCGAGACGGCGGCGATCAAAACGGTGTTCGGCGACCATGCGTACCGAGTGGCGATCAGTTCCACGAAGTCGGTGCATGGGCATTTGTTGGGGGCGGCGGGGGCGCTGGAGGCGGTGGTGTTGGTGCAGGCGTTGAATGCCGGCATCATCCCCCCCACAATCAACTACGAAACGCCTGATCCCGCCTGCGATCTGGATTACGTGCCCAATACGGCGCGTCCGTCGTCGCTGCGCATGGTAATGTCCAACGGGTTTGGCATGGGGGGGCACAATGCGACGATTATTTTGGGGCGGGCGGAGTGA
- a CDS encoding MBL fold metallo-hydrolase yields the protein MGSVFALVLGVMQDAGMPHIACLCPHCRAGRNEYAACLALIDTRQTPTRVWLIDATPDIKYQINALAPWLGPHATRPHRLRQPDAIFLTHAHMGHIGGLPQLGPEGMFARDLPLYAAAPLLELLRQTPLWQPLRQNLRLHPLVPHQPVPLSADLTITPLPVPHRDEVGAGTLAFFVRGPAQSLLYVPDIDAWPLWAEADRWFWLADVALVDASFYSADELGGRPPVAHPLIPDTLAFARRFPARLLLTHLNHTNPALDPDSAARAAIRAAHAELAHMGQQIPLS from the coding sequence ATGGGGAGTGTGTTTGCGCTGGTGTTGGGGGTGATGCAAGATGCCGGCATGCCCCATATCGCCTGCCTTTGCCCCCACTGCCGCGCCGGGCGTAACGAATACGCCGCCTGCCTGGCCCTGATCGACACCCGCCAGACGCCCACCCGCGTCTGGCTCATTGACGCCACCCCCGACATCAAATACCAGATCAACGCCCTCGCCCCCTGGCTTGGCCCGCACGCCACCCGCCCCCACCGCCTGCGCCAGCCGGATGCCATCTTCCTCACCCACGCGCACATGGGGCACATCGGCGGCCTGCCGCAGCTTGGCCCCGAAGGCATGTTCGCGCGCGACCTCCCCCTCTACGCCGCCGCCCCCCTGCTGGAACTGCTGCGGCAAACGCCCCTGTGGCAACCGCTGCGGCAAAACCTGCGCCTGCACCCGCTCGTTCCCCACCAGCCGGTCCCCCTGTCCGCCGACCTGACCATCACACCCCTGCCCGTGCCGCACCGGGATGAGGTGGGCGCGGGGACGTTGGCCTTCTTCGTGCGCGGTCCGGCTCAATCCCTGCTGTACGTGCCGGATATTGACGCCTGGCCACTGTGGGCGGAGGCGGATCGCTGGTTCTGGCTCGCGGATGTGGCCCTGGTGGATGCCTCTTTTTACAGCGCGGACGAACTCGGCGGACGCCCGCCCGTGGCCCATCCCTTGATTCCCGACACGCTCGCCTTTGCCCGCCGCTTCCCCGCCCGCCTGCTGCTCACGCATTTGAACCACACCAATCCCGCGTTGGACCCCGATTCCGCGGCCCGCGCCGCCATCCGCGCCGCCCATGCGGAATTGGCCCACATGGGGCAACAAATCCCCCTGTCGTAA
- a CDS encoding ABC transporter ATP-binding protein, with translation MTKTPVLEARGLTKRFPGVLANDSVDLTLYKGEVLAMLGENGAGKTTLMNMLYGLYRPDEGEIWVNGRKLEMDSPDDAIHAGIGMVHQHFMLIPVMTVTENIMLGVEETRGLLAKLPMLGRINRQEVADRIRTLSRQYNLAVNPDDFIRDLPVGIQQRVEIIKALYRHADILILDEPTAVLTPQEAEELFVIMRGLTERGVSIIFITHKLKEVLRVADRIAVMRQGQMVGTVEPAAATEASLAEMMVGRKVILQVKKSEAHPGVPVLQVRDLHVDDDRHHLAVGGVSLEVRAGEILGVAGVQGNGQRELVEALTGLRAVRSGTVRIGDTDATHFLPRRVTELGVAHIPEDREKHGLVMAYTIADNLCLNRYYLPPFAQGPMLNQVKIDAEAQMLVDKFDVRTPSIYTHAGNLSGGNKQKVIVAREFSHPVKLLIANQPTRGVDVGSIEFIHNQIVAQRDQGSAVLLVSAELDEILSLSDRVAVMFHGQIVAVLPIAAATREKVGLLMAGSAVAP, from the coding sequence ATGACAAAAACACCTGTTTTGGAAGCGCGTGGTCTGACAAAACGATTTCCGGGCGTATTGGCGAACGACTCGGTTGATCTGACGCTGTACAAAGGGGAGGTGCTGGCGATGTTGGGGGAGAACGGCGCGGGCAAGACCACGCTGATGAACATGCTCTACGGCCTCTATCGCCCGGATGAGGGGGAAATCTGGGTTAATGGGCGTAAGCTGGAAATGGACTCGCCGGATGATGCGATACATGCCGGCATTGGCATGGTCCACCAGCACTTCATGCTCATCCCCGTCATGACCGTCACCGAAAACATCATGCTCGGCGTCGAAGAAACCCGCGGCCTCCTCGCCAAACTCCCCATGCTGGGGCGCATCAACCGCCAGGAAGTTGCCGACCGCATCCGCACCCTCTCCCGACAATACAACCTCGCCGTCAACCCCGATGACTTCATCCGCGACCTGCCCGTCGGCATCCAGCAGCGGGTCGAGATCATCAAAGCTCTCTACCGCCACGCCGACATCCTCATCCTGGACGAACCCACCGCCGTCCTCACGCCGCAGGAAGCGGAAGAACTGTTCGTCATCATGCGCGGTCTGACGGAGCGCGGCGTCTCCATTATCTTCATCACGCACAAGCTAAAGGAAGTGCTGCGCGTCGCCGACCGCATCGCCGTCATGCGCCAGGGGCAAATGGTGGGCACAGTGGAACCGGCAGCGGCCACGGAAGCCAGCCTGGCGGAAATGATGGTCGGGCGCAAGGTAATCCTGCAGGTGAAAAAGTCCGAAGCGCATCCGGGCGTGCCGGTGCTACAGGTGCGGGATCTGCATGTAGACGATGACCGGCATCACCTCGCCGTCGGCGGCGTCAGCCTGGAAGTGCGCGCCGGGGAGATTTTGGGCGTGGCCGGGGTGCAGGGAAATGGGCAACGGGAACTGGTGGAGGCGCTCACCGGGCTGCGCGCGGTGCGGTCGGGCACGGTGCGTATCGGCGACACGGACGCCACGCACTTTTTGCCACGGCGGGTAACGGAGCTGGGCGTGGCCCACATCCCCGAAGACCGGGAGAAGCATGGATTGGTGATGGCCTATACCATCGCCGACAACCTTTGCCTGAATCGGTACTATTTGCCGCCGTTTGCCCAGGGGCCGATGCTAAATCAGGTGAAGATTGACGCGGAGGCGCAGATGCTGGTGGACAAATTCGATGTACGCACGCCCAGCATTTATACACATGCCGGCAATCTCTCCGGCGGCAACAAGCAAAAAGTCATCGTCGCCCGCGAATTCTCCCATCCCGTCAAACTCCTCATCGCCAACCAACCCACGCGCGGCGTGGACGTTGGCTCCATCGAATTCATCCATAACCAGATCGTCGCCCAACGGGACCAGGGCAGCGCCGTGTTGCTTGTTTCCGCCGAACTGGACGAAATCCTTAGCCTGTCAGACCGCGTTGCCGTCATGTTCCACGGGCAAATCGTGGCCGTGCTGCCCATCGCCGCCGCCACCCGCGAAAAAGTCGGCCTACTCATGGCCGGTTCCGCCGTTGCCCCATAA